Proteins co-encoded in one Parascardovia denticolens DSM 10105 = JCM 12538 genomic window:
- a CDS encoding phosphoenolpyruvate carboxylase: MDLVLQILRKILGEYNPEILAKFDSLREDVIVASQEQFHKDGEGSDFHTAAKRSLDEVVGLIDDISMDDAQALARAFGTYFHLANLCEENYRMSVLLERENQVDTTASVDPLNAISVAYKQLIDEVGPAGAQELLEKLEFHPVFTAHPTEARRKAVEGKIRRIANLLAIRKHQGGSLLTETDRQLYQEIDSLYRTSPIAFKKPTPVEEADTILDIFDNTLFTMIPRVYRRFDNWILGKKAGTVPPVCPAFFHPGSWIGSDRDGNPNVTAKVSRKVALKFYNHMLETLARATHAVGRNLTLGSRTTPANEELKALWSRQKELSEKLTGQAEILSTKEPHRACLFVMSDRLRATRDRNADLMYSSSEEFLADLRIVQKSLAEAGAVRSAYGPVQDLIWQVETFGFHMVQMEFRQHSLVHARALDDIREHGLHGERGPLAPMTQEVLSTFRAIGAIQKHNGRQAAGRYLISFCKSAQHVRDVYELNRLAFADPKDAPVLDVIPLFEQLEDLENSVSTLDEIIKIPEVKNRLKQTGNRMEVMLGYSDSSKDAGPTSATLALHRAQGRIADWAKRHEIDLTLFHGRGGAVGRGGGPANRAVLAQPVGSVNCRFKVTEQGEVIFARYGNPVLAARHVEAIASAILLQSAPSVEKINTDMTAKYQHMADALDLASREKYVSLLTAPDFAPWFSVVTPLTEIGLLPIGSRPAKRGLGAQSLDDLRTIPWVFSWAQARINLAAWYGLGTACEKFADLGQLQAAYREWPLFTTFIDNIEMSLAKTDERIARMYLSLGDRDDLSAAVLDEMALTRRWVLQIVGDDWPLEHRHILGQAIRIRSPYVDALSITQVRALGSLRRRTDKAELSESQTADYIYLILCTVSGVAAGLQNTG; the protein is encoded by the coding sequence ATGGACCTGGTACTCCAGATCCTGAGGAAAATCCTGGGAGAATACAATCCGGAGATCCTGGCGAAATTCGACTCTTTGCGTGAAGACGTGATCGTGGCCAGCCAGGAACAATTCCATAAGGACGGGGAAGGCTCCGACTTCCATACAGCGGCGAAACGCAGTCTGGACGAGGTCGTCGGCCTGATTGACGATATCTCCATGGACGACGCCCAGGCCTTGGCCCGCGCCTTCGGAACCTACTTCCATCTGGCCAACCTCTGCGAAGAGAACTACCGCATGTCCGTCCTCCTGGAAAGGGAGAACCAGGTGGACACGACCGCTTCCGTGGACCCGCTCAACGCCATCTCCGTGGCCTATAAACAGCTGATCGACGAAGTCGGCCCTGCCGGGGCTCAGGAACTGCTGGAAAAGCTGGAATTCCACCCGGTCTTTACCGCTCACCCCACCGAAGCCAGGCGCAAGGCCGTGGAAGGGAAGATCCGTCGCATCGCCAACCTCCTGGCCATCCGCAAACACCAGGGTGGGTCTCTCCTGACCGAAACGGACCGTCAGCTTTACCAGGAGATCGACTCCCTCTACCGCACCTCCCCCATCGCCTTCAAGAAGCCGACCCCGGTGGAGGAAGCGGACACCATCCTCGACATCTTCGACAATACGCTTTTCACCATGATCCCCCGGGTCTACCGGCGCTTCGACAACTGGATCCTGGGCAAGAAGGCGGGCACGGTACCCCCGGTCTGCCCGGCCTTCTTCCACCCCGGCAGTTGGATCGGCTCCGACCGCGACGGCAACCCCAACGTGACCGCCAAAGTCAGCCGGAAAGTGGCCCTCAAGTTCTACAACCACATGCTGGAGACCCTGGCCCGGGCCACGCACGCCGTCGGCCGCAACCTGACCCTAGGCTCCCGGACCACCCCCGCCAACGAAGAGCTCAAAGCCCTCTGGAGCCGGCAAAAGGAGCTGAGCGAAAAGCTGACCGGCCAGGCCGAGATCCTCTCCACCAAAGAACCCCATCGGGCCTGCCTTTTCGTCATGTCCGACCGGCTTCGGGCCACCCGCGACCGCAACGCCGACCTCATGTACTCCTCATCCGAAGAGTTCCTGGCCGACCTGCGCATCGTGCAGAAGTCCCTGGCCGAAGCCGGGGCCGTCCGCAGCGCTTACGGCCCCGTCCAGGACCTAATCTGGCAGGTGGAGACCTTCGGCTTCCACATGGTCCAGATGGAGTTCCGCCAGCATTCCCTGGTCCATGCCCGCGCCTTGGACGACATCCGCGAACACGGCCTCCACGGGGAACGCGGGCCCCTGGCCCCCATGACCCAGGAGGTCCTCAGCACCTTCCGCGCCATCGGAGCCATCCAGAAGCACAACGGCCGCCAGGCGGCGGGCCGTTATCTGATCTCTTTCTGCAAAAGCGCCCAGCACGTGAGGGACGTCTACGAGCTCAACCGGCTCGCTTTCGCCGACCCTAAAGACGCCCCCGTCCTGGATGTGATCCCCCTCTTCGAGCAGCTGGAGGACCTGGAGAATTCCGTTTCCACCCTAGACGAAATCATCAAGATACCCGAAGTGAAGAACCGGCTCAAGCAGACCGGCAACCGGATGGAAGTCATGCTGGGCTACTCTGATTCGTCCAAAGACGCCGGACCCACCTCCGCAACCCTGGCCCTGCATCGGGCCCAAGGCCGTATCGCCGACTGGGCCAAGCGGCATGAGATCGACCTGACCCTTTTCCACGGCCGAGGCGGGGCCGTCGGTCGAGGAGGCGGCCCCGCCAACAGGGCGGTCCTGGCCCAACCGGTCGGCTCAGTCAACTGCCGCTTCAAGGTGACCGAACAAGGCGAAGTGATTTTCGCCCGCTACGGGAACCCAGTCCTCGCCGCCCGCCACGTGGAGGCCATCGCGTCGGCCATCCTGCTCCAGTCGGCCCCCAGCGTGGAGAAGATCAACACGGACATGACCGCCAAATACCAGCATATGGCGGACGCTTTGGACCTGGCCTCCCGGGAGAAATACGTGAGCCTGCTCACCGCCCCCGATTTCGCCCCCTGGTTCTCCGTGGTCACGCCTTTGACCGAGATCGGCCTCCTGCCCATCGGCTCCCGGCCGGCCAAGCGCGGGCTGGGCGCCCAATCCTTGGACGACCTGCGGACCATCCCTTGGGTCTTCTCCTGGGCCCAGGCCCGCATCAACCTGGCTGCCTGGTATGGGCTGGGCACCGCCTGCGAGAAGTTCGCCGACTTGGGGCAGCTGCAGGCCGCCTACCGCGAATGGCCCCTGTTCACCACCTTCATCGACAACATCGAGATGTCTTTGGCCAAGACCGACGAACGGATCGCCCGCATGTACCTGAGCCTGGGCGACCGGGACGACCTCAGCGCGGCGGTTTTGGACGAGATGGCCCTGACCCGCCGATGGGTCCTGCAGATCGTCGGCGACGACTGGCCTCTGGAACATCGGCACATTCTGGGGCAGGCCATCCGTATCCGGTCGCCTTATGTGGACGCCCTGTCCATCACCCAAGTGAGGGCACTGGGCTCCCTGCGGCGGCGGACGGACAAGGCCGAACTGAGCGAATCCCAGACCGCCGATTACATCTACCTGATTCTGTGCACCGTGTCCGGCGTCGCCGCCGGCCTGCAGAACACGGGCTGA
- the dtd gene encoding D-aminoacyl-tRNA deacylase codes for MRIIIQKVSQAEVVNHDEPEIPARAIGPGLLLLVAVQDSDGDREIAWAARKIAQMRIFEDPAGKMNLSFLDVRGKNVKGEVLSVSQFTLYADIRKGNRPSFVGAGDPGHARAIWERLNRTLSDDYDLPVTTGWFGARMRVSLTNDGPVTIILDTDQMPGKTRKG; via the coding sequence ATGCGTATCATCATCCAAAAAGTCAGCCAAGCCGAGGTCGTCAACCATGACGAGCCGGAAATCCCGGCTCGGGCGATCGGGCCCGGTCTCCTGCTCCTGGTCGCCGTCCAAGACAGCGACGGCGACCGGGAAATCGCTTGGGCCGCGCGGAAAATCGCCCAAATGCGGATCTTCGAAGACCCGGCCGGCAAGATGAATCTCAGCTTCCTGGACGTGAGGGGGAAGAACGTGAAAGGGGAGGTCCTTTCTGTGTCCCAATTCACCCTTTACGCGGATATACGAAAGGGGAACCGGCCGAGTTTCGTCGGCGCAGGAGACCCCGGCCACGCCCGGGCGATCTGGGAGCGTCTTAATCGGACCCTAAGCGACGATTACGACCTCCCGGTAACGACCGGTTGGTTCGGGGCCCGCATGAGGGTCAGTCTGACCAATGATGGACCGGTCACCATCATCCTCGACACCGACCAGATGCCGGGGAAGACCCGAAAGGGCTGA
- a CDS encoding DUF6020 family protein has protein sequence MAAALNDAAASPAASTSPAAGMVNPPASTGTPDQLQGDRLLGPAGVISLILAAAFTGLIVAGTVIVSLRLDDNVAGLPHTHERLHALLRTGLISGLVAFLLSGLVFAWAERVSRRSQPKNDRPWRNRVFGPSPVMGFFSAFKKYGWIFFLLILLAWIPYICLTWPGVLRDDTLAQFFQSQGVRGYYTRHPLMGTFIFGLFWRLGQAWGHVSWGLGAYTVVQAIGLAFDCSLVLVYLRKRGAPLIFLWLVTLFFACSYPIVASIPTMSKDSLWALVMTPLSLIFIEACLTRGKVLKRLPVLLTFVILAFLFLAIKRTGVEILLFSGFFLTVLTLASHSGGKAGLAVISSLLLPLVLANALWAPLSQKVTGATTWSPVELYGLFTQPLARLERTRPEAMTKEEKAEVNRYMDLATAADRYNLHREDETMYTANSEALEDHKVDFALLAARIGLKNKGNAATFLMSTLYVWRLWLSVNGGVRYPMDSGYIFSPSYMSQWGREVHSPLDAYETTEDLRAEGRLTLESEPWWRRLAVATVTARLDLDSASQPVRRNGFAVCMRALRSQEVQENQQEQAVLDAAGPQVRFERQPVKALSEKAMKETCLAEQEAESTVAAQTQGGDGLPWDSSVRSLALYTVFLPLGVGLFLLFRRRWAALTAWTFLAAFVIQLFLSPAALTWYAIPLFFVLPAFVGLIFEPKAAGRKTAGREKVKREEA, from the coding sequence ATGGCGGCCGCATTGAACGATGCCGCCGCCTCTCCCGCCGCATCTACCTCTCCCGCCGCCGGCATGGTGAATCCGCCTGCCTCCACCGGCACGCCCGACCAACTGCAGGGGGACCGTCTGCTTGGCCCAGCCGGCGTGATCAGCCTGATTCTTGCGGCCGCCTTCACCGGCCTGATCGTCGCAGGGACGGTGATCGTCAGCCTGCGTTTGGACGACAACGTCGCCGGCCTGCCGCACACCCACGAACGCCTCCACGCCCTTTTGCGGACCGGCCTGATCTCCGGTCTGGTGGCTTTCCTCTTGTCCGGCCTGGTCTTCGCTTGGGCCGAAAGGGTCTCCCGCCGCAGCCAGCCGAAGAACGATCGACCGTGGCGCAACCGAGTATTCGGCCCCAGCCCGGTCATGGGATTTTTCTCCGCCTTCAAGAAATACGGCTGGATTTTCTTCCTTCTCATCCTCCTCGCCTGGATCCCCTATATCTGCCTGACCTGGCCGGGCGTCCTGCGGGATGATACCTTGGCCCAGTTCTTCCAATCCCAAGGAGTCCGCGGGTATTACACCCGTCACCCCCTGATGGGAACCTTCATCTTTGGCCTTTTCTGGCGGCTTGGACAAGCCTGGGGCCATGTCAGCTGGGGACTGGGCGCCTATACCGTGGTCCAAGCCATCGGCCTGGCCTTTGATTGCAGCCTGGTCCTAGTCTATCTGCGCAAAAGAGGGGCGCCTCTGATTTTCCTGTGGTTGGTGACCCTTTTTTTCGCCTGTTCCTATCCCATCGTCGCCTCCATCCCCACCATGAGCAAGGACTCCCTCTGGGCATTGGTCATGACTCCTCTGTCGCTGATCTTCATCGAAGCCTGTCTCACCCGAGGGAAGGTCTTGAAGCGGTTGCCGGTCCTGCTGACCTTCGTCATCCTGGCTTTCCTCTTCCTGGCCATCAAGCGGACCGGGGTGGAGATCCTTCTGTTCTCGGGCTTCTTCCTGACCGTCCTCACCCTCGCCTCCCATAGCGGGGGCAAGGCCGGCTTGGCCGTGATCTCGTCCCTCCTCCTCCCTCTGGTCCTGGCCAACGCCTTGTGGGCGCCTTTGTCCCAGAAGGTCACCGGGGCTACGACCTGGTCTCCGGTGGAGCTGTACGGTCTCTTCACCCAGCCCCTGGCCCGGCTGGAGCGGACCAGGCCCGAAGCCATGACCAAAGAGGAGAAAGCGGAAGTCAACCGGTATATGGACCTGGCGACGGCCGCGGACCGGTATAATCTCCATCGCGAAGACGAGACCATGTATACGGCCAACAGCGAGGCCTTGGAGGATCACAAGGTGGATTTCGCCCTCCTTGCGGCCCGGATTGGCCTGAAAAACAAGGGCAACGCCGCGACCTTCCTCATGTCGACCTTGTATGTGTGGCGGCTCTGGCTGTCCGTCAATGGGGGAGTGCGCTACCCGATGGATTCCGGCTACATCTTCAGCCCCAGCTACATGAGCCAGTGGGGGCGCGAAGTACATAGCCCTTTGGACGCTTATGAGACGACGGAAGACCTGCGGGCCGAGGGCAGGCTCACCTTGGAGAGTGAACCGTGGTGGCGGCGCCTGGCGGTCGCCACTGTGACGGCCCGGCTGGACCTGGACTCCGCTTCGCAGCCCGTTCGCCGGAACGGGTTCGCGGTCTGCATGAGGGCGCTGAGGTCGCAGGAGGTGCAGGAAAACCAGCAGGAACAGGCCGTCCTGGATGCGGCCGGCCCTCAGGTGCGGTTTGAACGCCAGCCGGTGAAGGCCTTGTCGGAGAAGGCGATGAAAGAGACTTGCCTGGCCGAGCAGGAAGCCGAATCCACCGTCGCCGCCCAGACTCAAGGAGGTGACGGCCTTCCCTGGGACAGCTCGGTCCGCTCCCTGGCCCTCTATACCGTCTTCCTTCCTCTGGGGGTGGGGCTTTTCCTTCTCTTCCGCCGTCGCTGGGCCGCTTTGACGGCTTGGACCTTCCTCGCCGCCTTCGTCATCCAGCTTTTCCTCTCGCCGGCCGCCCTGACCTGGTACGCCATCCCGCTTTTCTTCGTCCTGCCCGCCTTCGTCGGTCTGATTTTCGAGCCGAAGGCAGCCGGGCGGAAGACAGCCGGGCGAGAAAAGGTCAAGCGGGAAGAGGCCTGA
- a CDS encoding glycosyltransferase codes for MMTAETSDQWETVCRVVFPLEDAEQTLPLYAIDWTRPRLHEAAVAVSAVLPRAGLSSMDRGTFQDMVRSAGSSCVTCDSFRVLDRTSVRILPGGHTSFCTFFNAFPAAYWRRWTRVETVRFQAEVSGRGCLRLFRSTGRGLIYQVSDGIVCDGRKAVRVDIPMTGLVDGGYFWFDAEAEGEVAAEGKVTKAEIAAGQEVGEEPASGLGLRVSGASWSVPASDRTQAIAAHHETTFSIAITTFNRAPYCMRQLKTLAGAEALRQRLDAIYCVDQGTDLVRDQEDFASVSADLGESLVYLRQGNLGGSGGFSRGMYETVKAGRSDYVLILDDDAISEPESILRAVQFEDYAIKPLLTGGAMFHLDNRTTLYTQGERLNPRTIWNAPSLGLDYNFDFAVRTLRDTPERHQRVDSDYNGWWMCLIPVSIIKEIGLSQPFFLKFDDVEFCMRARRHGYPTVCLPGVAVWHQAWHDKDPTRGWDEYYIQRNRWLAALLISPDKPVDMAMVNLRWDTSVGLRFLYSAMRLHTLGLADILRGPEHIVATLPTKLAQIRQERSRFADAQASTDPEAFPEAEQDLADRGVRRQQLTMKDYLKAVVRYLGRMALGSRAQGRDEERPALSIPAQDASWMGIAMQGVDSALVTTPDGNGRVWLRRDDRLARRIMTKNARLTCAIIRKWKDLARWYADYDMASFQVWERIFQENPAVDEK; via the coding sequence ATGATGACCGCTGAAACATCCGATCAATGGGAGACCGTCTGCCGGGTGGTCTTTCCCTTGGAAGACGCCGAGCAGACCCTGCCCTTGTACGCCATCGATTGGACCCGCCCCCGCCTGCACGAAGCGGCGGTGGCGGTCTCGGCCGTCCTGCCCCGGGCCGGCCTCTCCTCCATGGATCGGGGGACCTTCCAGGACATGGTCAGATCGGCCGGAAGCTCCTGCGTCACCTGCGACTCCTTCCGCGTTTTGGATCGGACCAGCGTCCGGATCCTGCCCGGGGGGCATACCTCTTTCTGCACTTTCTTCAACGCCTTCCCGGCCGCTTATTGGAGGCGGTGGACCCGGGTGGAGACCGTCCGTTTCCAGGCGGAAGTCAGCGGCCGGGGCTGCCTGCGGCTTTTCCGGTCCACCGGCCGGGGTCTGATTTATCAGGTGTCCGATGGCATCGTTTGCGACGGCCGCAAAGCGGTTCGCGTGGATATCCCCATGACCGGCCTCGTGGACGGAGGGTATTTCTGGTTCGACGCCGAAGCGGAAGGTGAAGTAGCTGCGGAAGGCAAAGTTACCAAGGCCGAAATCGCCGCCGGTCAGGAAGTGGGGGAGGAGCCCGCATCCGGTCTGGGACTTCGCGTGTCCGGCGCGTCGTGGTCCGTTCCGGCCAGTGATCGGACCCAGGCGATAGCCGCCCATCATGAGACCACCTTCTCCATCGCCATCACCACTTTCAACCGGGCCCCTTACTGCATGCGGCAGCTGAAGACCTTGGCCGGAGCTGAGGCCTTGCGCCAGCGGCTTGACGCCATCTACTGCGTGGACCAAGGGACCGATCTGGTCCGCGACCAGGAGGATTTCGCCTCCGTGAGTGCGGACTTGGGCGAGAGCCTGGTCTACCTGCGTCAGGGGAACCTGGGAGGGTCGGGGGGCTTCTCCCGCGGCATGTACGAGACGGTCAAGGCTGGTCGCAGCGATTACGTCCTCATCCTTGACGACGACGCCATCAGCGAGCCCGAATCCATCCTGCGGGCCGTGCAGTTCGAGGATTACGCCATCAAACCCCTGTTGACGGGCGGGGCCATGTTTCATCTGGATAACCGGACCACCCTCTATACCCAGGGCGAGCGCCTGAACCCGCGGACGATCTGGAACGCCCCCTCCCTCGGACTGGATTACAACTTCGATTTCGCGGTCCGCACTTTGCGCGACACGCCTGAAAGACATCAGCGTGTCGACAGTGACTACAACGGCTGGTGGATGTGTCTGATCCCCGTTTCCATCATCAAGGAGATCGGCCTTTCCCAGCCTTTCTTCCTGAAATTCGATGACGTCGAATTCTGCATGCGGGCCCGCCGGCACGGCTATCCCACCGTTTGTCTGCCCGGGGTGGCCGTCTGGCATCAGGCTTGGCATGACAAAGACCCCACCCGGGGATGGGATGAATATTACATCCAGCGCAATCGTTGGCTCGCCGCCCTGCTGATCTCCCCCGACAAGCCTGTGGACATGGCCATGGTCAACCTCCGGTGGGATACCAGTGTGGGCCTGCGTTTCCTCTACTCGGCCATGCGGCTGCACACCTTGGGCCTGGCGGACATCCTGCGGGGGCCCGAACACATCGTCGCGACCCTTCCGACCAAGCTGGCCCAGATCCGTCAGGAAAGGTCCCGTTTCGCCGACGCTCAAGCGTCGACCGATCCGGAGGCCTTCCCCGAAGCCGAGCAAGACCTGGCCGATCGGGGAGTCCGCCGCCAACAGCTGACCATGAAAGACTACCTCAAAGCCGTGGTCCGCTACCTGGGGCGGATGGCCCTGGGCTCGCGGGCCCAAGGGAGGGATGAGGAGCGACCGGCCTTGTCTATCCCCGCCCAAGATGCTTCCTGGATGGGAATCGCCATGCAGGGGGTCGATTCCGCCTTGGTGACCACCCCCGATGGCAATGGCCGGGTCTGGCTGCGCCGCGATGACCGCCTGGCCCGTCGGATCATGACCAAGAACGCCCGTCTGACTTGCGCCATCATCAGGAAATGGAAAGACCTGGCCCGCTGGTATGCCGACTACGATATGGCCTCCTTCCAGGTCTGGGAACGGATTTTCCAAGAGAACCCCGCTGTCGATGAAAAGTAA
- a CDS encoding glycosyltransferase, whose product MTEQGKTNGKDDDKTVAKNNGKLAMVIVTFKRQGLLQELFDSIVHLTVKPWRIVVVDNENSPETKGICQRLEADLAAVRRPEDPDSVDAKGGSDHVVYLPLTANTGGAGGFYSGTKEAYRRGAEWFWLMDDDVAALPESLEKLDPWMGKYEAIQGGRYDFDGGDFYWQYQTITFLGVPNPFSPPAFGPARFHRMNSMCFEGGLFKRTVVDKIGFPDPRFFIAWDDANYGYLASTVTRPIIIEDKVLRRTREMANLEIAGLPQINSMSDVKRYYLMRNRGFLARYYMAYGDYYPFGFALGNLITFIKEIIRLVTVDRKSIRSGLVEICKGWRAEHRILRDKNWQPMPSPLADPDFPQDFPQNFSGR is encoded by the coding sequence ATGACTGAGCAAGGCAAGACCAACGGTAAGGACGATGACAAGACCGTCGCCAAGAACAACGGCAAACTGGCCATGGTCATCGTCACTTTCAAGCGCCAGGGCCTCCTGCAGGAGCTCTTCGACTCCATCGTCCACCTGACCGTCAAACCTTGGCGGATCGTGGTCGTGGACAACGAGAATTCGCCTGAGACCAAAGGAATCTGTCAGCGGCTGGAAGCCGACCTGGCCGCCGTCCGCCGTCCGGAAGACCCGGACTCGGTGGATGCCAAAGGAGGCAGTGACCATGTGGTCTACCTGCCTTTGACCGCCAACACCGGCGGGGCCGGCGGCTTCTATTCCGGTACCAAAGAGGCCTATCGGCGGGGGGCCGAATGGTTCTGGCTCATGGACGACGATGTGGCCGCCTTGCCGGAATCCTTGGAGAAACTCGATCCCTGGATGGGCAAATACGAAGCCATCCAAGGCGGCCGTTACGACTTCGACGGGGGCGACTTCTACTGGCAGTACCAGACGATCACCTTCTTGGGGGTGCCCAACCCCTTCTCCCCGCCCGCTTTCGGCCCCGCCCGCTTCCACCGCATGAACTCCATGTGTTTCGAGGGGGGGCTTTTCAAGCGGACCGTGGTCGACAAGATCGGCTTCCCCGACCCCCGCTTCTTCATCGCTTGGGATGACGCCAATTACGGCTATCTGGCGAGCACGGTGACCCGGCCGATCATCATCGAGGACAAGGTCCTGCGCCGGACCCGGGAGATGGCCAACCTGGAGATCGCCGGCCTGCCGCAGATCAACTCCATGTCGGACGTGAAGCGCTACTACCTCATGCGCAACCGGGGCTTCCTGGCCCGGTACTACATGGCGTACGGCGATTACTACCCCTTCGGCTTCGCCCTGGGGAACCTGATCACCTTCATCAAAGAGATCATCCGCCTTGTGACGGTGGATCGCAAAAGCATCCGTTCCGGCCTCGTCGAAATCTGCAAAGGGTGGCGGGCCGAACACAGGATTTTGCGTGACAAGAACTGGCAGCCGATGCCCAGCCCTCTGGCGGATCCGGACTTCCCCCAGGATTTCCCTCAGAATTTCTCAGGACGGTGA
- a CDS encoding ABC transporter ATP-binding protein, translating into MTDSMDQGRGDSTVKTDFSKAPVVLDVEHVSKYFKLPTEQATGLKQAFVNWTRGIKGYTKQHVLKDITFQVHQGEFFGIVGRNGGGKSTLLKIISQIYYPEQGTVSVKGKLVPFIELGVGFNPELTGRENVYLNGALLGFSREEVDAMYDDIVSFAELEDFMDQKLKNYSSGMQVRLAFSVAIKAQGDILVLDEVLAVGDEAFQRKCADFFTEIKKDPTKTVILVTHDMSSVTRYCSRAMMISDGKVKAIGDPEAVSKQYTLANLEAEKKEAEKRQEEAGGYPNGLNERVPILRTTAVSPLICKSSDTFHFQVEYQFDEPGDFYLAIALHDIRRGGITYDTGNKMLKMLHHGHQTVDFEFPLDIFNNGDFRLITSLWKANPQSAGGAEFVAVAIDDNALDFVVRDERNRDYALISDRGLMISPLDPTAVERVKEKPKATAKATAEEAEKGTAKGEAAMSLSQGSADEVADD; encoded by the coding sequence ATGACCGACTCCATGGATCAGGGCCGTGGCGATTCCACGGTGAAGACCGACTTCAGCAAGGCACCGGTCGTCTTGGATGTGGAGCATGTCTCCAAGTATTTCAAGCTGCCGACCGAGCAGGCGACCGGCCTCAAACAGGCCTTCGTCAACTGGACCCGGGGCATCAAAGGCTACACCAAGCAGCATGTCCTCAAAGACATCACCTTCCAGGTCCATCAGGGGGAGTTCTTCGGGATCGTCGGCCGTAACGGCGGCGGAAAATCAACCCTGCTCAAGATCATCTCCCAGATTTACTACCCGGAACAGGGCACGGTGTCGGTCAAAGGCAAACTGGTCCCCTTCATTGAGCTGGGCGTGGGCTTCAACCCGGAGCTGACCGGGCGCGAGAACGTCTACCTGAACGGGGCCTTGCTGGGCTTCTCCCGCGAAGAAGTGGACGCCATGTATGACGACATCGTCTCCTTCGCCGAGCTGGAAGACTTCATGGACCAGAAGCTGAAGAACTATTCCTCCGGCATGCAGGTCCGGCTGGCCTTCTCGGTGGCCATCAAGGCCCAGGGGGACATCCTGGTCCTGGACGAGGTCCTGGCCGTGGGGGACGAGGCTTTCCAACGCAAATGCGCCGACTTCTTCACTGAGATCAAGAAGGATCCCACCAAGACGGTCATCCTGGTGACCCACGACATGTCGTCCGTCACCCGCTATTGCTCCCGGGCCATGATGATCTCCGACGGGAAGGTCAAGGCCATCGGCGATCCGGAGGCCGTCTCCAAACAGTACACTCTGGCCAATCTCGAGGCGGAGAAGAAGGAGGCCGAGAAACGGCAGGAAGAGGCCGGCGGATATCCCAACGGCCTGAACGAACGGGTGCCGATTTTGAGGACCACGGCCGTTTCCCCCTTGATCTGCAAGAGTTCCGACACCTTCCACTTCCAGGTGGAATACCAGTTCGACGAACCGGGCGACTTCTACCTGGCCATCGCCTTGCACGACATCCGCCGGGGCGGCATCACCTACGACACAGGCAACAAGATGCTCAAGATGCTCCATCACGGCCACCAGACCGTGGACTTCGAGTTCCCGCTCGACATTTTCAACAACGGGGATTTCCGCCTGATCACATCCTTGTGGAAGGCCAACCCCCAATCCGCAGGAGGGGCCGAATTCGTGGCCGTCGCCATTGACGACAACGCTTTGGACTTCGTCGTCAGGGATGAGCGCAACCGGGATTACGCCCTGATCAGCGACCGGGGGCTGATGATTTCGCCGCTTGACCCCACGGCTGTGGAGAGGGTGAAGGAGAAGCCGAAGGCGACCGCCAAAGCGACAGCCGAAGAGGCAGAGAAAGGGACGGCCAAGGGAGAGGCGGCGATGAGCCTATCCCAAGGGTCGGCAGATGAGGTGGCTGATGACTGA
- a CDS encoding ABC transporter permease, whose product MKQVDTDESKLKSRYGYAWTVLKGLVKTDFKLRYQGSFLGILWSVLKPLMLFVVMYIVFARFLRMTDGTPTYPVVLLLGTCSWQFVQESTNSGLRSIVDRGDLLRKIHFPNYIVVVSATVGALISYGINLVVVMVFAIISRVHFTWWALFLPINIIELYAITLALTMIMATMYAYFRDISHIWEVLSQVIFYGMPIIYPLSFVLDRGGVISVLGRLELLNPIAQAIQDIRHNLIAPATQPTVWTLYHDTALGWCAKLFPIVFTLLILWFAIWLFRRNSKRFAEVM is encoded by the coding sequence GTGAAACAAGTGGACACTGACGAATCTAAACTCAAGTCGCGCTACGGCTACGCTTGGACCGTGCTCAAAGGCTTGGTCAAGACGGACTTCAAACTGCGCTACCAGGGATCCTTTCTCGGCATCCTCTGGTCGGTCCTCAAACCGCTCATGCTTTTCGTAGTCATGTACATCGTTTTCGCCCGCTTCCTGCGGATGACCGATGGCACCCCCACCTATCCCGTGGTCCTTCTGCTGGGGACCTGCTCTTGGCAGTTCGTCCAGGAATCAACCAATTCTGGCCTGCGGTCCATCGTCGACCGCGGCGACCTCCTACGCAAGATCCACTTCCCCAACTACATCGTCGTGGTCTCCGCCACCGTCGGAGCCTTGATTTCGTATGGGATCAACCTGGTGGTGGTCATGGTCTTCGCCATCATCTCCCGGGTCCATTTCACCTGGTGGGCCCTGTTCCTGCCGATCAACATCATCGAGCTGTACGCCATCACCCTGGCCCTGACCATGATCATGGCCACCATGTACGCCTACTTCCGCGACATCTCCCACATCTGGGAAGTGCTTTCCCAAGTGATTTTCTACGGGATGCCCATCATCTACCCCCTGTCCTTCGTCCTGGACCGCGGCGGGGTCATCTCCGTCCTCGGCCGTTTGGAGCTGCTCAACCCTATCGCCCAGGCCATCCAAGACATCCGTCATAATCTCATCGCCCCGGCGACCCAGCCGACGGTCTGGACCCTCTACCACGACACGGCTTTGGGTTGGTGCGCCAAGCTTTTCCCCATCGTTTTCACCCTTCTCATCCTATGGTTTGCCATTTGGCTTTTCCGCCGTAACAGTAAGCGTTTCGCCGAGGTGATGTAA